The Deltaproteobacteria bacterium genome includes a window with the following:
- a CDS encoding response regulator, whose translation MTRPDPADSLRVLVVDDDPSVLALLEQYLRRSGYSPLTAINGSEALAKVRDEEPDLILLDIMLPDISGHEVCTRIRAERSIRQIPIVMMTAHGDREILVRCLENGADDFIRKPIDLSELKARLRAQARSLEFRQFHRDFFESFPAPLFILKADGTIEGSNHAASELLGLAGDSTNGHLLVSFVAADERDVFDRALRLAPESSAPVVIPEIRFQTGTSGARSCELEIQSLTRNTRRFLVTAVDRTHRRYLESELYKTRDFLESIVQSSVDGIIAVNRKGTIVVFNEGAQRVTGYRVEDVVGRMHIAELYTEGGERDVMRKLRSPDFGGIGKLETSSYFIVGKNGEQIPVNLSASLLHDASGQEVGSVGIFQDLRERIRIEQELSGAREKLMESEKTRAMLATAGTIAHELNQPLTAITGFTLMLKERGNLDQISRDLLEKIANEAERMADTIKKITKMTKFETKQYLNNTQIVDLERSSEGGESAATHKADTWPQHRAPGKPGTNTEDG comes from the coding sequence GTGACACGCCCAGATCCGGCTGATTCACTCAGGGTTCTAGTCGTCGATGACGACCCGTCTGTTCTCGCTCTTCTGGAACAGTACCTCAGACGCTCCGGCTATTCGCCACTGACGGCCATTAACGGCAGCGAGGCTCTCGCAAAAGTGCGGGATGAGGAACCTGACCTGATCCTGCTGGACATCATGCTTCCGGATATTTCCGGCCATGAAGTCTGTACCCGTATCAGGGCAGAACGTTCTATCCGCCAGATTCCTATCGTCATGATGACCGCTCATGGCGACCGTGAGATCCTGGTACGCTGCCTCGAAAACGGGGCAGACGATTTTATCCGAAAGCCGATCGATCTCTCGGAACTGAAGGCACGGCTCCGTGCCCAGGCCAGATCACTGGAATTCCGCCAGTTCCACCGGGATTTCTTCGAATCGTTTCCGGCCCCACTGTTCATTCTCAAGGCTGATGGAACTATCGAAGGCAGCAATCACGCTGCCAGCGAGCTGCTGGGGCTCGCCGGCGATTCTACCAATGGCCACCTGCTGGTATCCTTCGTGGCAGCAGACGAAAGGGATGTCTTTGACCGTGCACTTCGTCTCGCACCGGAAAGTTCTGCTCCCGTGGTTATCCCCGAAATCCGCTTCCAGACCGGAACTTCTGGAGCCCGCAGCTGTGAACTTGAGATACAGAGTCTGACCAGAAACACGCGCCGGTTTCTGGTTACTGCCGTCGACCGGACTCATCGCCGTTACCTGGAGAGTGAGCTGTACAAGACGCGGGATTTTCTGGAATCCATCGTCCAGAGCTCGGTAGACGGGATCATAGCTGTAAACCGGAAAGGGACGATCGTCGTCTTCAATGAGGGAGCGCAGCGGGTCACCGGTTACCGCGTCGAAGACGTGGTTGGCCGAATGCATATCGCTGAACTTTACACCGAAGGCGGGGAGCGCGATGTGATGCGCAAGCTCCGCTCCCCCGACTTTGGCGGCATCGGGAAACTGGAGACTTCATCTTATTTCATTGTCGGAAAGAACGGAGAACAAATTCCGGTCAATCTTTCCGCATCGCTCCTTCACGATGCATCTGGCCAGGAAGTCGGCTCCGTTGGAATATTTCAGGACCTTCGCGAACGGATCCGTATCGAGCAGGAACTGTCCGGGGCGCGTGAAAAGCTGATGGAGAGTGAAAAAACCCGGGCGATGCTCGCCACTGCCGGTACGATTGCGCATGAACTTAACCAGCCGCTCACTGCCATAACAGGTTTCACCCTGATGCTGAAGGAGCGAGGGAACCTGGACCAGATATCCCGCGATTTGCTGGAAAAAATCGCCAATGAGGCAGAGCGGATGGCGGATACGATCAAGAAAATCACCAAAATGACAAAGTTCGAGACCAAGCAGTATTTGAACAATACCCAGATTGTTGATCTGGAGCGTTCCTCCGAAGGTGGTGAGTCTGCGGCAACTCACAAAGCCGATACCTGGCCACAGCATAGGGCTCCGGGTAAACCCGGAACGAATACTGAAGATGGTTGA
- a CDS encoding methyl-accepting chemotaxis protein, with the protein MNRKRIPLGTRLLLASAGGAFLASFIVVGYVQLFPGLPFATIVLVAVAAAGVPTLFVQWRVVRPLSDDMEGLIDASKRVTAGKLDQPVALAPGRPDDEITEVAEAIDRLRENIKALVNQIQGTARSLSTSTHNLSATAEQMSSSTAEIASTMADISRGTESQSALVETTTKSMREMVEALKMTDRSARDGEASATLAAKTARESSELARQAVDKMADVFARVEASAKLVVEFSNKTKQVNKIVDVISGIAQKTTLLSLNATIEAARAGEYGRGFAVVADEIRKLAESTTTSAEAISDLIEGIDAESRRVFESMQTSITMIEKGRVDITTVGNSLEAIVASVAESESLAKQISDFATGQTDQSQRMLKAIEDIQKVAENVAAATMEISASTQEQTSSMQQMAKSAQDLSRMAETLKMLANRFQVSSEPALPGTGLSPTDDEVLIG; encoded by the coding sequence ATGAACCGCAAACGGATCCCATTGGGTACGAGACTGCTTCTCGCCTCGGCAGGCGGAGCATTTCTCGCATCCTTCATTGTCGTGGGCTATGTCCAGCTATTCCCCGGACTTCCCTTCGCCACAATCGTCCTCGTCGCTGTAGCCGCCGCCGGCGTGCCGACCCTGTTCGTCCAATGGCGGGTAGTCCGCCCCCTGAGCGACGACATGGAAGGGCTGATTGACGCATCCAAGCGGGTTACCGCCGGCAAACTCGACCAGCCGGTCGCCCTAGCCCCCGGTCGCCCGGACGACGAAATAACAGAAGTCGCTGAAGCGATTGACCGGCTGCGGGAGAATATCAAGGCACTGGTAAACCAGATTCAGGGGACTGCCCGGAGTCTTTCCACCTCGACACACAATCTGTCTGCGACGGCGGAACAGATGAGTTCGTCCACGGCCGAGATCGCATCGACCATGGCCGATATTTCCAGGGGCACTGAATCGCAGTCAGCACTGGTCGAGACCACCACAAAAAGCATGCGGGAGATGGTCGAAGCACTCAAGATGACCGACCGCAGCGCCCGCGATGGCGAGGCATCGGCAACGCTGGCGGCCAAGACCGCACGGGAATCGTCCGAACTTGCCCGGCAGGCGGTTGACAAGATGGCCGATGTTTTCGCCCGGGTGGAAGCATCGGCCAAACTCGTTGTCGAATTCTCCAACAAGACCAAGCAGGTGAACAAGATCGTCGATGTGATCAGCGGTATCGCACAGAAAACGACACTGCTGTCACTCAATGCAACCATCGAGGCGGCCCGTGCCGGTGAATATGGCCGCGGGTTCGCTGTTGTGGCGGATGAAATCCGGAAACTGGCGGAGTCCACGACCACATCTGCCGAGGCCATTTCCGATCTGATCGAAGGCATCGATGCCGAGAGCCGGCGCGTGTTCGAATCGATGCAAACCTCGATTACCATGATCGAGAAAGGCCGCGTGGACATCACCACGGTTGGCAACTCGCTGGAAGCAATTGTTGCCTCGGTGGCCGAATCCGAGAGTCTTGCCAAGCAGATTTCCGACTTTGCTACCGGCCAGACGGATCAGTCACAGCGAATGCTCAAGGCCATCGAGGATATCCAGAAGGTTGCCGAAAACGTCGCAGCAGCCACGATGGAAATATCGGCATCCACACAGGAGCAAACGTCGTCAATGCAGCAGATGGCCAAATCGGCGCAGGATCTGTCCAGAATGGCCGAAACGCTGAAAATGCTGGCAAACCGGTTTCAGGTAAGCAGCGAGCCGGCGCTGCCCGGCACGGGACTTAGCCCGACGGATGATGAGGTATTGATCGGTTAA
- a CDS encoding chemotaxis protein CheA: MDMGKYRALFVNEATDQLSQMSTLAVDLEKEDVSETVQSLFRLSHSIKGMAASMDFGEVASLAHAIEDLFSRYDRDKMRPEPESVDLVLETIDQLRSMISARESDNPLPPADALVGRIRERAGSVRGGPLPVAHAASAGVVAAPEPRQAEGLSYRVRVRIDDKCQTLGVRGFLVCKKLQESGPVASLNHTMDEIRAGKFDNLIEAVLTVSDPEKLEKQLRAITDVVQVEVQALKPAEPAVNMVEARSVSHKRALGTTVRVKIETLDQLVNMVGEFILARARIEKATSHLDDPALRSAVDRLNALVRDLSDQVMRVRLMPLDSVADLFPRAVREAARKSGRDVDFEIAGRDLETDRAVLEAVVDPIIHILRNCVDHGIELPADRVKGGKPQRGHIRMLAYRDRDTAIIQISDDGKGIDEKRVIAKAVKAGQLAADRVPHLTRAEALMLICLPGVSTASTLTETSGRGVGMSAVKTAVEQIGGTLVIDSEQGRGTTFTLQLPRSIAITNVLLIQAAGRTFSIPVSRVHSTIVLEPREVFTNRGKQFCQFRDETIPLFSLENLLNLQTVVGLERASGIGRHAVIIQPEGRHSVAIAVDRFLGQQEVFVRPIGKPLERIPALAGVTILGDGRPVFVLDPARLVETTVRGAAA, translated from the coding sequence ATGGACATGGGCAAATACCGCGCCCTGTTCGTGAACGAGGCGACTGACCAGCTTTCACAGATGTCCACCCTGGCAGTGGATCTGGAAAAAGAGGACGTTTCCGAAACCGTCCAGTCACTTTTCCGTTTGTCTCATTCGATCAAAGGCATGGCGGCCTCCATGGACTTTGGCGAAGTCGCATCGCTTGCCCATGCCATTGAAGACCTTTTCAGCCGCTATGACCGGGACAAGATGCGTCCTGAACCGGAATCAGTAGATCTGGTCCTGGAGACCATCGACCAGCTCCGATCCATGATCTCTGCCCGGGAGTCAGACAACCCGCTGCCGCCGGCCGACGCCCTGGTTGGCCGGATTCGTGAACGGGCGGGATCAGTCCGCGGTGGTCCGTTGCCGGTCGCCCATGCCGCGTCAGCGGGCGTTGTCGCCGCACCCGAACCCCGGCAGGCGGAAGGACTGTCATACCGGGTCCGCGTAAGGATTGATGACAAGTGCCAGACACTCGGAGTCCGGGGATTCCTTGTCTGCAAAAAACTCCAGGAATCGGGCCCCGTCGCATCGCTCAACCACACCATGGATGAGATCAGGGCCGGAAAATTCGACAATCTCATAGAAGCGGTTCTCACCGTCAGTGATCCTGAGAAACTCGAAAAACAGCTGCGGGCGATCACCGATGTTGTACAGGTCGAGGTACAGGCACTGAAACCCGCCGAACCGGCCGTCAATATGGTGGAAGCCCGGTCTGTATCGCACAAGCGGGCATTGGGAACCACTGTCCGCGTCAAGATTGAAACTCTCGACCAGCTCGTCAACATGGTTGGCGAGTTCATCCTGGCCCGCGCCCGAATCGAAAAGGCCACCTCACATCTGGATGATCCGGCCCTTCGGTCAGCCGTCGATCGCCTGAATGCACTGGTACGCGACCTCTCGGATCAGGTCATGCGGGTCCGGCTGATGCCTCTTGATTCGGTAGCCGATCTCTTCCCTCGCGCGGTCCGTGAAGCAGCCCGTAAAAGCGGCCGGGATGTCGATTTCGAAATCGCAGGACGAGATCTGGAAACCGACCGGGCCGTACTGGAAGCCGTCGTGGATCCCATAATCCATATTCTCAGGAACTGTGTCGACCACGGCATTGAATTGCCGGCGGACCGCGTTAAAGGCGGAAAACCCCAGCGCGGCCACATCCGGATGCTGGCCTACCGGGACCGGGACACGGCTATCATCCAGATTAGTGATGACGGGAAGGGCATTGACGAAAAGCGGGTCATTGCCAAGGCGGTCAAAGCCGGACAGCTGGCTGCAGACCGGGTCCCTCACCTCACCCGTGCCGAAGCGCTGATGCTGATATGCCTTCCGGGTGTTTCCACCGCATCCACGCTTACCGAAACCTCCGGACGGGGTGTGGGAATGTCCGCCGTCAAGACTGCTGTCGAGCAGATCGGCGGCACACTGGTGATTGATTCCGAACAGGGCCGAGGAACCACTTTTACACTCCAGCTGCCACGCTCCATAGCCATCACCAACGTGCTTCTGATACAGGCTGCAGGCCGGACATTCAGCATCCCGGTGAGCCGTGTTCACTCAACCATTGTACTGGAACCAAGGGAAGTGTTCACAAACCGCGGCAAGCAATTCTGTCAGTTCCGCGACGAAACCATCCCGCTCTTTTCACTGGAAAACCTGCTCAATCTCCAGACAGTCGTCGGATTGGAGCGGGCATCCGGTATCGGACGGCATGCTGTCATTATTCAGCCTGAAGGCCGGCATTCCGTGGCCATCGCTGTAGACCGTTTCCTTGGCCAGCAGGAGGTATTTGTCCGGCCGATCGGGAAGCCGCTTGAGCGGATTCCGGCTCTGGCAGGTGTCACCATACTGGGAGACGGGCGGCCAGTATTTGTGCTCGATCCTGCCCGGCTCGTGGAAACTACCGTGCGCGGAGCGGCTGCGTGA
- a CDS encoding response regulator, with amino-acid sequence MAIRILIADDAVFMRNMIRDIFSSDEFEVVGEAANGVEAVQRYNELKPEIVTMDIVMPMKSGIEAVKEICQIDSAAKIIMCSALGQESLVMEAIEAGASDFIVKPFTPEKVVEVVRKVAAL; translated from the coding sequence ATGGCGATACGGATACTGATCGCGGATGACGCGGTATTCATGCGGAATATGATCCGCGATATTTTCTCCAGCGACGAGTTCGAAGTCGTAGGCGAGGCTGCCAACGGTGTCGAGGCCGTGCAGCGGTACAATGAGCTCAAGCCGGAAATCGTCACGATGGATATTGTGATGCCAATGAAAAGCGGTATTGAGGCCGTCAAGGAAATCTGCCAGATCGACAGCGCGGCAAAAATCATCATGTGCTCTGCGCTGGGTCAGGAATCGCTCGTAATGGAAGCCATTGAGGCCGGTGCCAGCGATTTCATAGTCAAGCCGTTTACACCGGAAAAAGTCGTCGAGGTGGTCCGTAAGGTCGCTGCGCTCTAG
- a CDS encoding chemotaxis protein CheW, producing the protein MGTAPSQYVIFRCGAERYAIELARVLQVVEEREHELEPVPSAPGPCLGVFSYYGRLIAVFDSLPLLGGSQSGTPDLEGESKGFPVWLVMRSEEYSVALRVDGVESIVEIGDGWNRPEEAQDGLVDALWQDRGTVVNRIDPQGLLHRMDCLF; encoded by the coding sequence ATGGGCACGGCACCGTCCCAGTATGTGATTTTCCGTTGTGGGGCGGAACGGTACGCCATAGAACTGGCGCGCGTCCTGCAAGTGGTCGAAGAAAGAGAACACGAACTGGAGCCGGTACCGAGCGCGCCGGGGCCCTGCCTGGGCGTGTTTTCATACTATGGACGTCTGATTGCCGTCTTTGATAGCCTTCCTCTTTTGGGGGGCAGCCAGTCAGGAACGCCGGACCTGGAGGGCGAGAGCAAGGGGTTTCCGGTGTGGCTTGTCATGCGATCCGAAGAATATTCGGTCGCACTCCGGGTCGATGGGGTTGAATCCATTGTCGAAATTGGTGACGGATGGAATCGCCCTGAGGAGGCCCAGGACGGCCTTGTCGATGCCCTGTGGCAGGATCGGGGGACGGTAGTGAACCGGATCGATCCACAGGGCCTGTTGCACAGGATGGACTGCCTGTTTTAG